The following are from one region of the Polynucleobacter sp. MWH-CaK5 genome:
- a CDS encoding TlpA disulfide reductase family protein, producing MTIKHFLAVSLISVFSLLSGCSSDTQQSVPAFKISEISGKTLTQADIAGKVTVINFWATSCVTCVKEMPDLVNTYEKYKSQGLEFIALAMSYDPPMYVVNFAETRKLPFIVAMDSDGSAAKAFGKIQLTPTTLVINKQGKIIKRYVGEPEWNDFHKLLEKSLADKS from the coding sequence ATGACAATCAAACACTTTTTAGCAGTTAGCCTCATCTCTGTGTTCAGTCTCTTATCAGGCTGCTCATCAGACACCCAACAATCTGTACCAGCATTCAAGATTTCTGAAATATCAGGAAAAACTTTGACTCAAGCTGATATCGCCGGGAAAGTCACAGTGATTAATTTTTGGGCAACCAGCTGCGTGACTTGCGTGAAAGAAATGCCTGATTTGGTCAACACCTATGAAAAGTACAAATCACAAGGCTTAGAGTTCATCGCCTTGGCGATGTCTTATGACCCACCGATGTACGTGGTGAACTTTGCTGAAACCCGTAAACTGCCATTCATTGTTGCCATGGATTCAGATGGAAGTGCTGCAAAAGCATTTGGGAAAATTCAGCTGACCCCAACGACACTTGTGATCAACAAGCAAGGAAAAATCATCAAACGCTATGTTGGTGAGCCTGAGTGGAATGACTTCCACAAGTTACTAGAAAAATCATTGGCAGATAAAAGCTAG
- the lipA gene encoding lipoyl synthase, producing MTKTYDPNQKQKSADKTSRIPIKIVPIEEVLKKPDWIRVKAASGNSRFNEIKKILRENQLVTVCEEASCPNIGECFGKGTATFMIMGDKCTRRCPFCDVGHGRPDPLDLEEPNNLAKTIAALKLSYVVITSVDRDDLRDGGAQHFVNCITKTKESSPQTKIEVLVPDFRGRLEKALDIFNDGLPDVMNHNLETVPRLYKEARPGSDYMHSLKLLKDFKARYPHVSTKSGLMVGLGETDEEILEVMKDMREHDIDMLTIGQYLAPSGHHLPVRRYVHPDTFAMFEKEAYAMGFTHAAVGAMVRSSYHADEQAHKAGVV from the coding sequence CAAGATTGTGCCAATTGAAGAGGTCTTAAAAAAACCTGATTGGATCAGAGTGAAGGCTGCCTCTGGTAATTCTCGCTTTAATGAAATCAAAAAGATTCTTCGCGAGAATCAATTGGTGACCGTTTGCGAAGAAGCCAGTTGCCCAAATATTGGCGAGTGTTTTGGTAAAGGTACTGCAACATTCATGATCATGGGTGATAAATGTACGCGCCGTTGCCCATTTTGCGACGTCGGTCATGGCAGACCAGACCCTCTTGATTTAGAAGAGCCTAATAATCTTGCTAAAACAATTGCAGCGCTAAAACTATCTTATGTGGTGATCACCAGTGTGGATCGTGATGATCTTCGCGATGGCGGTGCTCAACATTTTGTTAATTGCATCACCAAGACAAAAGAATCATCACCTCAAACAAAAATTGAAGTTTTAGTTCCAGACTTCAGGGGTAGACTTGAGAAGGCTTTGGACATCTTCAATGATGGTTTGCCAGATGTGATGAATCACAACTTGGAGACTGTGCCACGTTTGTACAAAGAAGCGCGACCTGGCTCAGACTATATGCACTCTTTGAAGTTGTTAAAAGACTTTAAGGCACGCTATCCACATGTTTCAACCAAGAGTGGTTTGATGGTTGGTCTTGGTGAAACTGATGAAGAAATTTTGGAAGTGATGAAAGATATGCGTGAGCATGACATCGACATGTTAACCATTGGCCAGTACTTGGCGCCATCAGGGCATCATTTACCTGTGCGTCGTTATGTTCACCCTGACACATTTGCCATGTTTGAAAAAGAAGCTTATGCGATGGGCTTCACTCATGCAGCGGTTGGTGCGATGGTTAGATCAAGCTATCACGCAGACGAACAAGCCCACAAAGCAGGCGTTGTTTAA